From the Tachyglossus aculeatus isolate mTacAcu1 chromosome 21, mTacAcu1.pri, whole genome shotgun sequence genome, one window contains:
- the LIMK2 gene encoding LIM domain kinase 2 isoform X2, with product MGSYLSVPAYFTSRDPFRCSECQDPLTNWYYEKDGKLYCHKDYWGKFGEFCHGCSLLMTGPVMVAGEYKYHPECFTCMSCKVIIEDGDAYALVQHTTLYCGKCHNEVVLMPMFERLSTESVQDQLPYSVTLISMPVTTDGKRGFSVTVDSACSNYATTVQVKEVSRLHISPNIRNAIHPGDRILEINGVPVRTLQVDEVEEAISTTSRALQLLIEHDPVSQRLDQLRLDARLPAHLKNTTSLHPVGTLDAKENLEGTLRRRSLRRSNSISKSPGPSSPKEPLLLSRDISRSESLRCSSSYSQQIFRPCDLIHGEVLGKGFFGQAIKVTHKATGKVMVMKELIRCDEETQKTFLTEVKVMRALDHPNVLKFIGVLYKDKKLNLLTEYIEGGTLKDFLRSVDPFPWQQKVSFAKGIASGMAYLHSKCIIHRDLNSHNCLIKLDKTVVVADFGLSRLIVEERKKPPVEKASTKKRTLRKSDRKKRYTVVGNPYWMAPEMLNGKSYDETVDVFSFGIVLCEIIGQVYADPDCLPRTLDFGLNVKLFWEKFVPTDCPPAFFPLAAVCCKLEPESRPPFSKLEDSFEALSLYLGELAIPLPSELEEIDHNVSMDYGLSRDSLP from the exons GTGTTCAGAATGTCAGGATCCCCTCACCAATTGGTACTATGAAAAAGATGGGAAACTTTACTGCCACAAGGACTACTGGGGGAAGTTTGGGGAGTTCTGCCATGGCTGCTCCCTATTAATGACTGGCCCCGTCATG GTGGCTGGAGAGTATAAATACCACCCAGAATGCTTCACTTGTATGAGTTGCAAGGTAATCATTGAAGATGGAGACGCATATGCACTGGTTCAGCACACTACCCTGTACTG TGGGAAATGCCACAATGAGGTCGTGCTGATGCCCATGTTTGAAAGGCTTTCCACCGAGTCTGTGCAAGACCAGTTGCCCTACTCAGTCACCCTCATCTCCATGCCGGTCACCACCGATGGCAAGAGAGGCTTCTCGGTGACAGTGGACAGTGCCTGTTCCAACTATGCCACCACCGTGCAGGTGAAAGA AGTCAGCCGGCTACACATCAGCCCCAATATACGAAATGCCATCCACCCAGGGGACCGCATCCTGGAGATCAACGGGGTCCCTGTCCGGACGCTGCAGGTGGATGAG GTTGAGGAGGCGATTAGTACGACGAGCCGGGCGCTTCAGCTACTGATCGAGCACGACCCCGTGTCACAGCGTCTGGACCAGCTGCGGCTAGATGCGCGACTCCCAGCTCACCTGAAGAATACCACCTCCCTTCATCCGGTCGGCACGCTGGATGCCAAAGAGAACCTTGAAGGGACGCTCCGGAGACGCTCACTCAG GCGCAGTAACAGCATTTCCAAGTCCCCGGGTCCCAGCTCCCCAAAGGAACCCTTGCTGCTGAGTCGGGACATCAGCCGCTCAGAATCCTTGCGCTGCTCCAGCAGCTATTCCCAGCAGATCTTCCGGCCCTGTGACCTGATCCATGGGGAGGTCCTGGGAAAAGGCTTCTTTGGGCAGGCCATCAAG GTAACACACAAAGCCACAGGCAAGGTCATGGTCATGAAGGAGTTAATTCGGTGTGATGAGGAGACACAGAAGACCTTTTTAACAGAG gtgaAAGTGATGCGGGCTCTGGATCACCCCAATGTGCTCAAGTTCATTGGAGTCTTGTACAAGGACAAGAAGCTCAATCTCCTGACGGAGTATATCGAGGGGGGCACGCTGAAGGACTTCCTCCGGAGTGTG GACCCATTTCCCTGGCAGCAGAAGGTCAGCTTTGCCAAAGGAATTGCTTCAGGAATG GCCTATCTGCATTCCAAGTGTATCATTCACCGAGACCTGAACTCACACAACTGCCTCATCAAACTG GACAAAACTGTTGTGGTGGCGGATTTTGGGCTGTCACGACTCAtagtggaagagagaaagaagcctCCCGTAGAGAAGGCTTCCACCAAGAAACGCACCCTGCGGAAGAGTGACCGCAAGAAACGCTATACAGTTGTGGGGAACCCTTACTGGATGGCTCCAGAAATGCTAAATG GAAAGAGCTATGATGAGACAGTGGACGTCTTCTCCTTTGGGATCGTTCTTTGTGAG aTCATCGGCCAAGTGTATGCTGACCCTGATTGCCTTCCCCGCACACTGGACTTTGGCCTCAACGTAAAACTTTTCTGGGAGAAATTCGTCCCCACGGACTGTCCTCCAGCCTTCTTCCCTCTGGCAGCCGTCTGCTGCAAACTGGAACCCGAGAGCAG acCTCCGTTCTCAAAATTGGAGGACTCCTTTGAGGCGCTCTCCCTTTACCTTGGAGAATTGGCGATCCCGCTCCCCTCTGAGCTGGAGGAGATAGACCACAATGTGAGCATGGATTACGGACTGAGCCGGGACTCACTCCCCTAG
- the LIMK2 gene encoding LIM domain kinase 2 isoform X1, producing MARLAADEEAWKCRGCGDNVAPGHRLYRTVNEAWHNSCFRCSECQDPLTNWYYEKDGKLYCHKDYWGKFGEFCHGCSLLMTGPVMVAGEYKYHPECFTCMSCKVIIEDGDAYALVQHTTLYCGKCHNEVVLMPMFERLSTESVQDQLPYSVTLISMPVTTDGKRGFSVTVDSACSNYATTVQVKEVSRLHISPNIRNAIHPGDRILEINGVPVRTLQVDEVEEAISTTSRALQLLIEHDPVSQRLDQLRLDARLPAHLKNTTSLHPVGTLDAKENLEGTLRRRSLRRSNSISKSPGPSSPKEPLLLSRDISRSESLRCSSSYSQQIFRPCDLIHGEVLGKGFFGQAIKVTHKATGKVMVMKELIRCDEETQKTFLTEVKVMRALDHPNVLKFIGVLYKDKKLNLLTEYIEGGTLKDFLRSVDPFPWQQKVSFAKGIASGMAYLHSKCIIHRDLNSHNCLIKLDKTVVVADFGLSRLIVEERKKPPVEKASTKKRTLRKSDRKKRYTVVGNPYWMAPEMLNGKSYDETVDVFSFGIVLCEIIGQVYADPDCLPRTLDFGLNVKLFWEKFVPTDCPPAFFPLAAVCCKLEPESRPPFSKLEDSFEALSLYLGELAIPLPSELEEIDHNVSMDYGLSRDSLP from the exons GTGTTCAGAATGTCAGGATCCCCTCACCAATTGGTACTATGAAAAAGATGGGAAACTTTACTGCCACAAGGACTACTGGGGGAAGTTTGGGGAGTTCTGCCATGGCTGCTCCCTATTAATGACTGGCCCCGTCATG GTGGCTGGAGAGTATAAATACCACCCAGAATGCTTCACTTGTATGAGTTGCAAGGTAATCATTGAAGATGGAGACGCATATGCACTGGTTCAGCACACTACCCTGTACTG TGGGAAATGCCACAATGAGGTCGTGCTGATGCCCATGTTTGAAAGGCTTTCCACCGAGTCTGTGCAAGACCAGTTGCCCTACTCAGTCACCCTCATCTCCATGCCGGTCACCACCGATGGCAAGAGAGGCTTCTCGGTGACAGTGGACAGTGCCTGTTCCAACTATGCCACCACCGTGCAGGTGAAAGA AGTCAGCCGGCTACACATCAGCCCCAATATACGAAATGCCATCCACCCAGGGGACCGCATCCTGGAGATCAACGGGGTCCCTGTCCGGACGCTGCAGGTGGATGAG GTTGAGGAGGCGATTAGTACGACGAGCCGGGCGCTTCAGCTACTGATCGAGCACGACCCCGTGTCACAGCGTCTGGACCAGCTGCGGCTAGATGCGCGACTCCCAGCTCACCTGAAGAATACCACCTCCCTTCATCCGGTCGGCACGCTGGATGCCAAAGAGAACCTTGAAGGGACGCTCCGGAGACGCTCACTCAG GCGCAGTAACAGCATTTCCAAGTCCCCGGGTCCCAGCTCCCCAAAGGAACCCTTGCTGCTGAGTCGGGACATCAGCCGCTCAGAATCCTTGCGCTGCTCCAGCAGCTATTCCCAGCAGATCTTCCGGCCCTGTGACCTGATCCATGGGGAGGTCCTGGGAAAAGGCTTCTTTGGGCAGGCCATCAAG GTAACACACAAAGCCACAGGCAAGGTCATGGTCATGAAGGAGTTAATTCGGTGTGATGAGGAGACACAGAAGACCTTTTTAACAGAG gtgaAAGTGATGCGGGCTCTGGATCACCCCAATGTGCTCAAGTTCATTGGAGTCTTGTACAAGGACAAGAAGCTCAATCTCCTGACGGAGTATATCGAGGGGGGCACGCTGAAGGACTTCCTCCGGAGTGTG GACCCATTTCCCTGGCAGCAGAAGGTCAGCTTTGCCAAAGGAATTGCTTCAGGAATG GCCTATCTGCATTCCAAGTGTATCATTCACCGAGACCTGAACTCACACAACTGCCTCATCAAACTG GACAAAACTGTTGTGGTGGCGGATTTTGGGCTGTCACGACTCAtagtggaagagagaaagaagcctCCCGTAGAGAAGGCTTCCACCAAGAAACGCACCCTGCGGAAGAGTGACCGCAAGAAACGCTATACAGTTGTGGGGAACCCTTACTGGATGGCTCCAGAAATGCTAAATG GAAAGAGCTATGATGAGACAGTGGACGTCTTCTCCTTTGGGATCGTTCTTTGTGAG aTCATCGGCCAAGTGTATGCTGACCCTGATTGCCTTCCCCGCACACTGGACTTTGGCCTCAACGTAAAACTTTTCTGGGAGAAATTCGTCCCCACGGACTGTCCTCCAGCCTTCTTCCCTCTGGCAGCCGTCTGCTGCAAACTGGAACCCGAGAGCAG acCTCCGTTCTCAAAATTGGAGGACTCCTTTGAGGCGCTCTCCCTTTACCTTGGAGAATTGGCGATCCCGCTCCCCTCTGAGCTGGAGGAGATAGACCACAATGTGAGCATGGATTACGGACTGAGCCGGGACTCACTCCCCTAG